Below is a window of Saprospiraceae bacterium DNA.
CTTCTGAAAATAAAAAATACGCAACCGCACAACCCATCGACAGACAAAAATCAGTTGCTATCGACACCAAAACCGTTGACAGGAAAGCGTTTCAACTACTCAGTGGACAGAAAGGCCAGCTTGTAACACGGGTTTGGCAAAAGTGGCGGTTCAGTACTCCGCAGACACATTTGTGGTTTAATCAAAGTTTGGTTCTCCGCATCAACATTTGTGGTAAAAATCGCCACCCTTCGCCAAGCCCGAAACCGTTAGGTGCAAGCATAGGACGACCGACAACTCGACAACAAACCGACAGAAACGGAGGACGAAAATGCTAACGCTTCGCAAAATTAAAAGAGGTGTTTTGTCAACGCACTTGCCGACACAAAAACACCACATTTAATTTTACCCCCAACCGCACCCAAAGCCCACCACCACCCAGACAAAATTGTTGACAACATTCATTGACTTTTTGACAGACTTTCAAAATATTCTTTTACATTTGCCAATATTTGTCAAGTCAAAATAAAGCACATTGAAAACACAGACAATTGGAATAATTCTGCGAGAATTAAGAGAAGCTAAAGGACTTTGCTAGAGAAGTTGAGGCAAACTTTCACTTGACCCACTATTTAAGCAAAATAGAGCAAGACAAACGAATGCCGACAAAGGAGCAAGTAAGAGCACTTGCCGACTTTTATAAAGACCAAAAAATGAAGTAATCATTGCCTGGCTTTCAGACAAGCTGGTTTACGAAGTCAAGATGAAGCTTTAGCAATACAGGCAATGCATGTGGCAGAAGAAAAATTAAATATAAAAAGTATACCTAAGAAAAAATGAGCAAACCAACATTTATAGATTTATTTGCAGGAGCAGGCGGTGCATCTACTGGACTTATTAATGCTGGATTTGAATGTATTGCGGCAATTGAAATTGATGATTGGGCAGCTGATACATACGAACTAAATCACCCATCGACCAAGGTTATCAGAAGCGATATTCAAAAGGTTCAGAATAAAGAGTTAAAGAAATTCAAAGGAGTAGATTTGATTATAGGGGCCCACCTTGTCAAGGATTTTCAATTGCCGCGAGTAATAGAAGAAAGAAAGATGATCCACGTAATCATCTATATCTTCATTATGTTAGAGCCGTTGAAATGATAAAACCCAAATTTATCATTGTAGAAAATGTAAAAGAAATAGTAAAATTTAAGCTAGAAAATGGAGAGCTTTTGCTAAATGATTTTACTAATCGTTTAGCAAA
It encodes the following:
- a CDS encoding DNA cytosine methyltransferase; protein product: MSKPTFIDLFAGAGGASTGLINAGFECIAAIEIDDWAADTYELNHPSTKVIRSDIQKVQNKELKKFKGVDLIIGAHLVKDFQLPRVIEERKMIHVIIYIFIMLEPLK